In a single window of the Elaeis guineensis isolate ETL-2024a chromosome 6, EG11, whole genome shotgun sequence genome:
- the LOC105047537 gene encoding F-box/kelch-repeat protein At3g61590 — protein MEGETSWEPLSISHFGSEVAEFEPVSESNKGGEEFMVSLDSILPDDILERILSFLPIASIIRASSVCKRWYDIIHLRRFLWANKLPQKPWYYMFTCSEAPAGYAYDPILRKWYSFSLPCIERSNWFISSSCGLVCSMDNDSRSRIFVCNPITKDWKMLLEPPGVKFPDYSTLAISVDRKSHDYTVVVAKSKQVPGDFLQWDFSIHIYESGNRSWVTSITEVFSGWRGGDESVICNGILYCLIHSTAVLGTADRRHGLIMYDLSARSSHTSLMRTLIPVPCSLTCGRLMNLKERLVMVGGIAKYDRPDIIRGIGIWELCKEGWREVTRMPHKFFQGFGEFDDVFASSGTDDLIYIQSYGATALLVFDMNQKQWKWSVKCPVTKRFPLQLFTGFCFEPRLEVAS, from the coding sequence ATGGAGGGTGAGACATCATGGGAGCCTCTTTCCATTAGCCATTTTGGAAGTGAGGTTGCTGAATTTGAACCAGTCTCGGAGAGCAACAAGGGAGGCGAAGAATTCATGGTTTCCTTGGATAGCATTCTTCCAGATGATATCTTAGAGAGAATCTTATCCTTTTTGCCCATTGCAAGCATTATCAGAGCTTCATCCGTGTGCAAAAGATGGTATGATATCATCCACTTGAGGAGGTTTCTATGGGCCAACAAGTTGCCTCAGAAGCCATGGTACTACATGTTTACCTGTAGTGAGGCTCCTGCTGGTTATGCCTATGACCCCATACTTCGGAAGTGGTATAGCTTCAGTCTTCCTTGCATTGAAAGAAGTAACTGGTTTATCTCTTCATCCTGTGGATTGGTTTGCTCCATGGACAATGACAGTAGAAGCCGTATCTTTGTTTGCAACCCAATCACAAAAGACTGGAAGATGCTATTGGAACCTCCTGGTGTAAAGTTCCCCGACTATAGTACCCTTGCTATATCTGTGGACAGGAAATCTCATGATTACACTGTTGTTGTGGCAAAATCTAAGCAGGTGCCAGGAGATTTCCTCCAGTGGGACTTCTCCATCCACATATATGAGTCAGGGAATAGATCATGGGTTACATCCATTACGGAGGTTTTCTCAGGATGGAGGGGAGGTGACGAGAGCGTGATTTGCAATGGAATTTTGTACTGCTTGATTCACTCTACTGCTGTTTTAGGAACTGCTGACCGCCGCCATGGCCTGATCATGTATGATCTCTCAGCTCGATCTTCTCACACTTCTCTGATGCGCACGTTGATACCAGTGCCTTGTTCCCTCACCTGTGGCCGGCTGATGAACCTCAAAGAGAGGCTGGTCATGGTTGGCGGGATTGCGAAATATGACAGGCCAGATATCATCAGGGGAATAGGCATCTGGGAGCTTTGCAAGGAAGGTTGGCGAGAGGTCACTCGGATGCCTCACAAATTTTTCCAAGGATTTGGTGAGTTTGATGATGTTTTTGCAAGCAGTGGCACTGATGATCTGATATACATACAGAGTTATGGAGCCACTGCTTTGCTTGTTTTTGACATGAACCAGAAGCAGTGGAAATGGTCGGTCAAGTGTCCTGTGACCAAAAGATTTCCTCTCCAGCTTTTCACTGGTTTCTGCTTTGAACCGAGGCTTGAAGTGGCCTCTTGA